GGTATATATACGTGGTTCTGGGAGGAATGTTAACCTCCGTAGGCGGAGCCTATCTTTCCTTAGCTTACACCTCCATGTGGATAGAAAATATGACTGCGGGCAGGGGTTGGATAGCCATAGCCCTCGTTATATTCTCCGCGTGGAATCCGTGGCGTGCGCTTCTGGCTTCATACTTTTTCGGTGGAGTTGCTTCCCTTCAGCTGAGGATACAGGCAATAGGGACAACAATTCCTTCTTATCTTCTAATGATGCTGCCATATGCCCTAACGATCGCGGTTCTCTCGCTGATCTCGAGCGAAACT
The sequence above is a segment of the Synergistota bacterium genome. Coding sequences within it:
- a CDS encoding ABC transporter permease yields the protein YIYVVLGGMLTSVGGAYLSLAYTSMWIENMTAGRGWIAIALVIFSAWNPWRALLASYFFGGVASLQLRIQAIGTTIPSYLLMMLPYALTIAVLSLISSETMRKRIGAPAALMKPYSREERE